Proteins from a single region of Nocardioides anomalus:
- a CDS encoding aldehyde dehydrogenase has translation MSQHDRDAFFIDGGWSAPASSALLEVVSPHTEEVVATVPEGTTADVDAAVAAARRAFDSGPWPRLSPAERIDVVQAFSGLYAARLGEMADLITLEMGSPTSFANLAQSPAPWMQIESFLAIAREFAWEEERAGALGSPVVVCREPVGVVAAIPPWNVPQFTIMSKLVPALLAGCTVVVKPAPETPLDGYLLAELLSEAGVPDGVVNIVAAGREVGEHLVAHPGVDKVAFTGSTAAGRRIAAVCGEQLKRVSLELGGKSAAIVLDDADLATTMGGLRFTALMNSGQACVAQTRILASRARYAEVVDALVETVRSMPVGDPADPATEIGPLVAQRQQERVEKYIALGQEEGARVAVGGNGMPDGLDRGWYVRPTVFADVDNRMRIAQEEIFGPVLSVIAYDDVDDAVRIANDSDYGLAGTVWTSDREAGLDVARRVRAGTYGVNTYTMDFAAPFGGYKASGVGREFGPEGLAQYIELKSIYTEG, from the coding sequence GTGTCCCAGCACGACCGCGACGCGTTCTTCATCGACGGTGGCTGGTCGGCGCCCGCGTCGTCGGCCCTTCTCGAGGTGGTCAGTCCGCACACCGAGGAGGTCGTCGCGACCGTCCCCGAGGGCACGACCGCCGACGTCGACGCGGCGGTGGCCGCCGCGCGCCGGGCCTTCGACTCCGGGCCCTGGCCGCGCCTGTCGCCCGCCGAGCGGATCGACGTGGTCCAGGCCTTCTCCGGGCTGTACGCCGCCCGGCTGGGTGAGATGGCCGACCTCATCACGCTCGAGATGGGCAGCCCGACGTCGTTCGCCAACCTCGCCCAGTCGCCGGCGCCCTGGATGCAGATCGAGTCGTTCCTGGCCATCGCCCGCGAGTTCGCGTGGGAGGAGGAGCGCGCCGGCGCGCTCGGCTCGCCGGTCGTCGTGTGCCGCGAGCCGGTCGGCGTGGTCGCGGCCATCCCGCCGTGGAACGTCCCGCAGTTCACGATCATGTCCAAGCTGGTGCCGGCCCTGCTGGCCGGCTGCACGGTGGTGGTCAAGCCGGCGCCCGAGACCCCGCTGGACGGCTACCTGCTGGCCGAGCTGCTCAGCGAGGCCGGCGTACCCGACGGCGTGGTCAACATCGTGGCCGCCGGCCGCGAGGTCGGCGAGCACCTGGTCGCCCACCCCGGCGTGGACAAGGTCGCGTTCACCGGCTCCACCGCCGCCGGCCGCCGGATCGCCGCGGTCTGCGGCGAGCAGCTCAAGCGGGTCTCGCTCGAGCTCGGCGGCAAGTCCGCCGCGATCGTCCTCGACGACGCCGACCTGGCGACCACGATGGGCGGCCTGCGCTTCACCGCGCTGATGAACTCCGGCCAGGCCTGCGTCGCCCAGACCCGGATCCTCGCCTCGCGCGCCCGGTACGCCGAGGTCGTGGACGCTCTCGTCGAGACGGTCCGGTCGATGCCGGTCGGCGACCCCGCCGACCCCGCCACCGAGATCGGCCCCCTCGTCGCGCAGCGCCAGCAGGAGCGGGTCGAGAAGTACATCGCCCTCGGGCAGGAGGAGGGCGCCCGCGTCGCCGTCGGCGGCAACGGCATGCCCGACGGCCTGGACCGCGGCTGGTACGTCCGGCCCACCGTCTTCGCCGATGTCGACAACCGGATGCGCATCGCCCAGGAGGAGATCTTCGGGCCGGTGCTGTCGGTCATCGCCTACGACGACGTGGACGACGCCGTGCGCATCGCCAACGACTCCGACTACGGGCTGGCCGGGACCGTGTGGACCTCCGACCGGGAGGCCGGCCTCGACGTGGCCCGCCGGGTCCGCGCGGGGACCTACGGCGTCAACACCTACACGATGGACTTCGCCGCGCCCTTCGGCGGCTACAAGGCCTCCGGCGTCGGCCGGGAGTTCGGCCCCGAGGGGCTGGCGCAGTACATCGAGCTCAAGTCGATCTACACCGAGGGGTAG
- a CDS encoding glycerol-3-phosphate dehydrogenase/oxidase encodes MDPRPSVLSPQARDDALATMRAGELDVLVVGGGVVGTGVALDAVTRGLSTGLLEQRDLASGTSSRSSKLIHGGLRYLEMLDFGLVREALQERGLLLTRLAPHLVRPVPFLYPLTHRGWERPYVGSGLLLYDTMARFGYAEAGLPRHRHLSRKAVARIAPDFAPESITGAIRYHDAQVDDARLVTTIARTAAAHGAHVATRVRVTGFLREGERVVGVRARDLEHGVDLEVRARVVVNAAGVWTDEIQEMVGGRGALHVQASKGIHLVVPRDRIRSEAGFIVRTEKSVLFVIPWGRHWIIGTTDTEWDLDKAHPAASKADIDYVLGHVNAILREPLDHDDVEGVYAGLRPLLSGESEPTSRISREHTVVTPVPGLVMIAGGKLTTYRVMAVDAVDAAAHSLSTTGTTVKPSITHRVPLVGADGFETRTNQRVQLARRAGLHVARIDHLLGRYGDLVDELLALLEERPELAEPLDGAEDHLAAEVVHAVTHEGARHLDDVLTRRTRISIETFDRGVRAAPAAARLMAGELGWDDARTADEVDHYLRRVAAERDSQAKLTDQEADEARVKVSDIV; translated from the coding sequence ATGGACCCGCGGCCCAGCGTCCTCAGCCCGCAGGCCCGCGACGACGCGCTGGCGACGATGCGGGCCGGAGAGCTCGACGTCCTCGTCGTGGGCGGCGGGGTGGTCGGCACCGGCGTCGCGCTGGACGCGGTCACCCGCGGCCTCAGCACCGGCCTGCTCGAGCAGCGCGACCTCGCCTCGGGCACGAGCAGCCGCAGCAGCAAGCTCATCCACGGCGGGCTGCGCTACCTGGAGATGCTCGACTTCGGGCTGGTCCGCGAGGCGCTGCAGGAGCGCGGGCTGCTGCTCACCCGGCTCGCGCCGCACCTGGTCCGGCCGGTGCCGTTCCTCTACCCGCTGACCCACCGCGGGTGGGAGCGACCGTACGTCGGCTCCGGGCTGCTGCTCTACGACACCATGGCCCGCTTCGGGTACGCCGAGGCCGGGCTGCCCCGGCACCGGCACCTGTCCCGCAAGGCCGTGGCCCGGATCGCCCCAGACTTCGCGCCGGAGTCGATCACCGGGGCCATCCGCTACCACGACGCCCAGGTCGACGACGCCCGGCTGGTGACCACCATCGCCCGCACCGCGGCCGCGCACGGCGCGCACGTGGCGACCCGGGTGCGCGTGACCGGCTTCCTGCGCGAGGGCGAGCGGGTGGTCGGCGTACGCGCCCGCGACCTCGAGCACGGCGTCGACCTCGAGGTCCGCGCCCGGGTGGTGGTCAACGCCGCCGGGGTGTGGACCGACGAGATCCAGGAGATGGTGGGCGGCCGCGGCGCCCTGCACGTCCAGGCCTCCAAGGGCATCCACCTGGTCGTGCCGCGCGACCGGATCCGCTCCGAGGCCGGCTTCATCGTGCGCACCGAGAAGTCGGTGCTCTTCGTCATCCCGTGGGGCCGGCACTGGATCATCGGCACCACCGACACCGAGTGGGACCTCGACAAGGCCCACCCCGCCGCGTCCAAGGCCGACATCGACTACGTCCTCGGCCACGTCAACGCGATCCTGCGCGAGCCGCTGGACCACGACGACGTCGAGGGCGTGTACGCCGGCCTGCGGCCGCTGCTGTCCGGCGAGTCCGAGCCCACCTCGCGCATCTCCCGCGAGCACACCGTGGTCACGCCCGTGCCGGGGCTGGTGATGATCGCCGGCGGCAAGCTCACGACGTACCGCGTGATGGCCGTCGACGCCGTCGACGCCGCCGCCCACTCGCTGTCCACCACCGGGACGACGGTCAAGCCGTCCATCACCCACCGGGTCCCGCTGGTCGGCGCCGACGGCTTCGAGACCCGCACCAACCAGCGCGTGCAGCTGGCCCGCAGGGCCGGTCTGCACGTGGCGCGGATCGACCACCTGCTGGGGCGATACGGCGACCTGGTCGACGAGCTCCTCGCGCTGCTCGAGGAGCGCCCCGAGCTGGCCGAGCCCCTCGACGGCGCCGAGGACCACCTGGCCGCCGAGGTGGTCCACGCGGTGACCCACGAGGGCGCCCGCCACCTCGACGACGTGCTCACCCGCCGCACCCGGATCTCCATCGAGACCTTCGACCGCGGCGTGCGCGCCGCCCCCGCCGCCGCCCGGCTGATGGCCGGCGAGCTCGGGTGGGACGACGCGCGCACCGCCGACGAGGTCGACCACTACCTGCGCCGGGTCGCCGCCGAGCGCGACTCCCAGGCCAAGCTCACCGACCAGGAGGCCGACGAGGCCCGGGTGAAGGTCAGCGACATCGTCTGA
- the guaB gene encoding IMP dehydrogenase: MELPEKFASLGLTYDDVLLLPGHSDLAPSDIDTTTRLTREISLKVPLISAAMDTVTESRMAIAMARQGGLGVLHRNLSIEDQAYQVDLVKRTQTGIISNPVTIGPDATLEQLDQLAGQYRVSGFPVVDTDQRLLGIITNRDLRFTPVAEWASTKVDEVMTPMPLITGPVGISREEATLLLRKHKRERLPLVDELGRLGGLITVKDFVKSEQFPLASKDAHGRLMVGAAIGYFGDAWQRATTLVEAGADVLVADTAHGNVRLLLDMVQRLKSDPATKHVQVIGGNVATREGAQAFVDAGADAVKVGVGPGSICTTRVVTGVGVPQISAVYEASLACQPAGVPVIADGGLKYSGEIAKALVAGADTVMVGSLLAGCEESPGELVFVNGKQFKAYRGMGSLGAMSSRGKKSYSKDRYFQAEVTSDDKIVPEGIEGQVAYRGPLAAVAHQLIGGLHQSMFYVGARTVPELQEKGRFIRITSASLKESHPHDVQMTVEAPNYSG; this comes from the coding sequence GTGGAGCTGCCCGAGAAGTTCGCCAGCCTGGGTCTCACCTACGACGACGTCCTGCTGCTGCCGGGGCACTCCGACCTCGCGCCGTCCGACATCGACACGACCACGCGCCTGACCCGCGAGATCTCGCTCAAGGTGCCGCTCATCAGCGCGGCCATGGACACCGTGACCGAGTCCCGGATGGCCATCGCCATGGCCCGCCAGGGCGGGCTCGGCGTGCTGCACCGCAACCTGTCGATCGAGGACCAGGCCTACCAGGTCGACCTGGTGAAGCGGACCCAGACCGGGATCATCTCCAACCCCGTCACGATCGGCCCGGACGCGACCCTGGAGCAGCTGGACCAGCTGGCCGGGCAGTACCGCGTCTCCGGCTTCCCCGTCGTCGACACCGACCAGCGGCTGCTCGGCATCATCACCAACCGCGACCTGCGCTTCACGCCGGTCGCGGAGTGGGCGAGCACCAAGGTCGACGAGGTGATGACGCCGATGCCGCTCATCACCGGGCCGGTCGGCATCTCGCGCGAGGAGGCCACGCTGCTGCTGCGCAAGCACAAGCGCGAGCGGCTGCCGCTGGTCGACGAGCTGGGCCGGCTGGGCGGGCTCATCACGGTCAAGGACTTCGTGAAGTCCGAGCAGTTCCCCCTGGCCTCCAAGGACGCGCACGGCCGGCTCATGGTCGGCGCCGCGATCGGCTACTTCGGCGACGCCTGGCAGCGCGCCACCACCCTGGTCGAGGCCGGGGCCGACGTGCTGGTCGCCGACACCGCCCACGGCAACGTCCGGCTGCTGCTCGACATGGTCCAGCGGCTCAAGTCCGACCCCGCGACGAAGCACGTCCAGGTCATCGGCGGCAACGTCGCCACCCGCGAGGGCGCCCAGGCCTTCGTCGACGCCGGCGCGGACGCCGTCAAGGTCGGCGTCGGGCCCGGCTCGATCTGCACCACCCGCGTGGTGACCGGCGTCGGCGTACCCCAGATCAGCGCGGTCTACGAGGCCTCGCTGGCCTGCCAGCCGGCCGGCGTCCCGGTGATCGCCGACGGCGGCCTGAAGTACTCCGGCGAGATCGCCAAGGCCCTGGTCGCCGGCGCCGACACCGTGATGGTCGGCTCGCTGCTGGCCGGCTGCGAGGAGTCGCCCGGCGAGCTGGTCTTCGTCAACGGCAAGCAGTTCAAGGCCTACCGCGGCATGGGCTCGCTCGGCGCGATGTCCAGCCGCGGCAAGAAGTCCTACTCCAAGGACCGCTACTTCCAGGCCGAGGTCACCAGCGACGACAAGATCGTGCCCGAGGGCATCGAGGGCCAGGTCGCCTACCGCGGCCCGCTGGCCGCCGTCGCTCACCAGCTCATCGGCGGGCTGCACCAGTCGATGTTCTACGTCGGCGCGCGGACCGTCCCGGAGCTGCAGGAGAAGGGCCGCTTCATCCGCATCACCAGCGCCTCGCTCAAGGAGAGCCACCCCCACGACGTGCAGATGACGGTCGAGGCGCCGAACTACTCGGGCTGA
- a CDS encoding GuaB3 family IMP dehydrogenase-related protein has protein sequence MTEIEIGRAKRARRAYSFDDVAIVPSRRTRDPEEVSVDWQIDAYRFDLPVLAAPMDSVMSPATAIALGVYGGLGVLNLEGLWTRYEDPTSLLTEVSGLRGEQATARLQEIYTESIKPELITERLREIRDAGVTVAGSLSPQRTREFAKTVVDAGVDMFVIRGTTVSAEHVSSQAEPLNLKEFIYELDVPVVVGGCATHQAALHLMRTGAAGVLVGFGGGAAHTTRTVLGVAVPMASAVADVAAARRDYLDESGGRYVHVIADGSIGKSGDIAKAIACGADAVMVGSPFARATDAPGHGFHWGGEAHHKSLPRGERVEFETVGTLEEILFGPSRVADGTMNLIGALKRSMATTGYTELKEFQRVEVVVVD, from the coding sequence GTGACCGAGATCGAGATCGGCCGGGCCAAGCGGGCGCGCCGCGCGTACTCCTTCGACGACGTGGCGATCGTGCCCTCGCGCCGCACGCGCGACCCGGAGGAGGTCAGCGTCGACTGGCAGATCGACGCCTACCGCTTCGACCTGCCGGTGCTCGCCGCGCCGATGGACTCGGTCATGTCGCCGGCCACCGCCATCGCCCTCGGGGTGTACGGCGGCCTGGGCGTGCTCAACCTCGAAGGCCTCTGGACGCGGTACGAGGACCCCACGTCGCTGCTGACCGAGGTCTCCGGGCTGCGCGGTGAGCAGGCCACCGCGCGCCTGCAGGAGATCTACACCGAGTCGATCAAGCCCGAGCTCATCACCGAGCGCCTGCGCGAGATCCGCGACGCGGGCGTCACCGTCGCCGGCTCGCTGTCGCCGCAGCGCACGCGCGAGTTCGCCAAGACCGTCGTGGACGCCGGCGTGGACATGTTCGTCATCCGGGGGACCACGGTCAGCGCCGAGCACGTCTCCAGCCAGGCCGAGCCGCTGAACCTCAAGGAGTTCATCTACGAGCTCGACGTGCCGGTCGTCGTCGGCGGCTGCGCCACCCACCAGGCCGCGCTGCACCTGATGCGCACCGGCGCGGCCGGCGTCCTGGTCGGCTTCGGCGGCGGCGCCGCGCACACCACGCGCACCGTGCTCGGCGTGGCCGTGCCGATGGCGAGCGCGGTGGCCGACGTGGCCGCCGCCCGCCGCGACTACCTCGACGAATCCGGCGGCCGCTACGTGCACGTCATCGCGGACGGCTCGATCGGCAAGTCCGGCGACATCGCCAAGGCCATCGCGTGCGGCGCCGACGCGGTCATGGTCGGCTCGCCGTTCGCCCGCGCCACCGACGCGCCCGGCCACGGCTTCCACTGGGGTGGCGAGGCCCACCACAAGTCGCTGCCGCGCGGCGAGCGGGTCGAGTTCGAGACCGTCGGCACGCTCGAGGAGATCCTGTTCGGCCCCTCCCGCGTCGCGGACGGGACCATGAACCTCATCGGTGCCCTCAAGCGCTCGATGGCCACCACCGGCTACACCGAGCTCAAGGAGTTCCAGCGGGTCGAGGTCGTCGTCGTCGACTGA
- a CDS encoding pilus assembly protein CpaE gives MLSLDLALALRAAGLAWSPRSGDAFMVPGRDLDDHVFVLSDMVVEALHPPDGPPILAFNGTTEWALDSLEADEAVWLPREDQLRTLLGGSFTSLEQVPGPPEGYAVTTPSGRYVDTSADAAYARAVLARLG, from the coding sequence GTGCTGTCCCTGGACCTGGCCCTCGCGCTCCGTGCCGCCGGGCTGGCCTGGTCGCCGCGGTCGGGCGATGCCTTCATGGTCCCCGGCCGCGACCTGGACGACCACGTCTTCGTGCTCAGCGACATGGTCGTCGAGGCCCTGCACCCGCCCGACGGCCCGCCGATCCTGGCCTTCAACGGCACCACCGAGTGGGCGCTGGACAGCCTGGAGGCCGACGAGGCCGTGTGGCTGCCGCGCGAGGACCAGCTGCGCACGCTCCTCGGCGGGTCCTTCACGAGCCTGGAGCAGGTGCCCGGCCCGCCGGAGGGGTACGCCGTGACCACGCCGTCGGGGCGCTACGTCGACACCAGCGCCGACGCGGCGTACGCGCGGGCCGTGCTGGCCCGGCTCGGCTAG
- a CDS encoding pyridoxamine 5'-phosphate oxidase family protein — MFHEGELTVQRRAGVEADAARLEGMLAPADLRGGLAQFLAGRTYAALAARDGDDRLWVAPVSGPPGFLEPTGATTLAVHAAPAPGDALHGLPADQPVGLIVLEYVARRRARVNGRLVAAGPDGLLVEVAEAFGNCPRHIPPRPLALAAPADGSVLDDDLVAAVDTFVLGTSHPERGADASHRGGPPGFLRRESAHVLVWDDLPGNQMFTSLGNLAVDPAAALLLVHPGTGRRQQLSGTASVRWDVPGSATGRQVAFEVERVVG; from the coding sequence GTGTTCCACGAGGGTGAGCTGACGGTGCAGCGCCGGGCCGGGGTCGAGGCCGACGCGGCCCGGCTGGAGGGGATGCTCGCGCCGGCGGACCTGCGCGGCGGGCTGGCGCAGTTCCTGGCCGGCCGCACGTACGCCGCGCTGGCGGCCCGCGACGGCGACGACCGGCTCTGGGTCGCCCCCGTGAGCGGACCGCCCGGCTTCCTGGAGCCGACCGGCGCGACCACGCTGGCGGTGCACGCGGCGCCCGCGCCGGGCGACGCCCTGCACGGGCTGCCCGCGGACCAGCCGGTCGGCCTCATCGTCCTGGAGTACGTCGCGCGCCGCCGGGCCCGCGTCAACGGCCGGCTCGTCGCCGCCGGGCCGGACGGGCTCCTGGTCGAGGTGGCCGAGGCCTTCGGCAACTGCCCGCGCCACATCCCGCCGCGACCGCTCGCGCTCGCCGCGCCGGCGGACGGGTCCGTGCTCGACGACGACCTGGTCGCCGCGGTGGACACCTTCGTCCTCGGCACGAGCCATCCCGAGCGCGGCGCGGACGCCTCGCACCGCGGCGGTCCGCCCGGCTTCCTGCGGCGCGAGTCCGCGCACGTGCTGGTCTGGGACGACCTGCCCGGCAACCAGATGTTCACCAGCCTCGGCAACCTCGCCGTCGACCCGGCGGCCGCCCTGCTGCTGGTCCACCCCGGGACCGGTCGCCGCCAGCAGCTCTCGGGCACCGCGAGCGTCCGGTGGGACGTGCCCGGCTCGGCCACCGGCCGCCAGGTCGCCTTCGAGGTCGAGCGGGTCGTCGGCTAG
- a CDS encoding phosphotransferase family protein: MVDSPPADLRLQRTARDASTVPALLEGWLSGALPAGAEPEVVLHSGIDSNGMSSETLVFDATWTEDGARGTHAYVARVAPSADEFPVFRDYALQDQYDAMRIVGERTEVPVPTVGLFEPTGEVLGTPFFLMDRIEGIVPPDVPPYNWGDNWLADASRADQRRLQDATVAAVAGLHGVPDAARTFAFLDRTGHPGATPLERNLAWVRAWYEWAVPDLGPSPIAERTLSWLESNVPPTTETVLCWGDSRIGNVLYRDFAPVGVLDWEMAAIGPREMDLSWMVFAHLVFESITGVFEMPGMPHFLREEDVLATYADLTGVRLGDLTWFHLYNAAQWCVVFMRTSARQLHFGEIERPDDIETLFHHKPLMERLLAEAGVPA; encoded by the coding sequence GTGGTCGACAGCCCGCCCGCCGACCTCAGGCTCCAGCGGACCGCCCGTGACGCCAGCACCGTCCCGGCCCTGCTCGAGGGGTGGCTGAGCGGCGCGCTGCCGGCCGGCGCCGAGCCCGAGGTCGTCCTGCACAGCGGCATCGACAGCAACGGCATGAGCTCGGAGACGCTGGTCTTCGACGCCACCTGGACCGAGGACGGCGCCCGCGGCACGCACGCCTACGTCGCCCGGGTGGCCCCGAGTGCCGACGAGTTCCCGGTCTTCCGCGACTACGCCTTGCAGGACCAGTACGACGCGATGCGGATCGTCGGCGAGCGCACCGAGGTGCCGGTGCCGACGGTCGGGCTGTTCGAGCCGACGGGGGAGGTGCTGGGCACGCCGTTCTTCCTCATGGACCGGATCGAGGGCATCGTGCCGCCCGACGTGCCGCCGTACAACTGGGGCGACAACTGGCTGGCCGACGCCAGCCGCGCGGACCAGCGCCGGCTCCAGGACGCCACGGTCGCGGCGGTGGCCGGGCTGCACGGCGTACCGGACGCGGCGCGGACCTTCGCCTTCCTCGACCGCACCGGTCACCCCGGCGCGACGCCGCTGGAGCGCAACCTGGCGTGGGTGCGGGCGTGGTACGAGTGGGCCGTCCCCGACCTCGGCCCGTCGCCGATCGCGGAGCGGACGCTCAGCTGGCTGGAGAGCAACGTCCCGCCGACCACGGAGACCGTGCTGTGCTGGGGCGACTCGCGCATCGGCAACGTGCTCTACCGCGACTTCGCGCCGGTCGGCGTCCTGGACTGGGAGATGGCCGCGATCGGGCCGCGCGAGATGGACCTGTCGTGGATGGTCTTCGCGCACCTGGTGTTCGAGTCGATCACCGGGGTCTTCGAGATGCCGGGCATGCCGCACTTCCTGCGCGAGGAGGACGTGCTGGCGACGTACGCCGACCTCACGGGCGTCCGGCTCGGCGACCTGACCTGGTTCCACCTCTACAACGCCGCGCAGTGGTGCGTGGTCTTCATGCGCACCAGCGCCCGGCAGCTGCACTTCGGTGAGATCGAGCGGCCCGACGACATCGAGACGCTGTTCCACCACAAGCCGCTGATGGAGCGGCTGCTGGCCGAGGCCGGGGTGCCCGCGTGA
- a CDS encoding CGNR zinc finger domain-containing protein produces the protein MDTVALLNTVRADRSGVHDDLADVAPRWRALRDAARVLAAERTDDPRPVAEGHEGRVAQAVATLNATAALAPGWPTLVDGRVVWASAVAAEDRALADAAAEAVRFFASEVELRACLAPGCVLYFVKEHHRQAWCSVGCGNRERAARHYARHR, from the coding sequence GTGGACACCGTGGCGCTGCTCAACACGGTCCGGGCCGACCGCTCGGGCGTCCACGACGACCTCGCCGACGTCGCACCGCGGTGGCGGGCGCTGCGCGACGCGGCGCGGGTGCTGGCGGCCGAGCGCACCGACGACCCGCGCCCGGTGGCCGAGGGCCACGAGGGGCGCGTGGCGCAGGCGGTGGCGACCCTCAACGCGACGGCCGCGCTGGCCCCGGGCTGGCCGACCCTGGTCGACGGGCGGGTGGTGTGGGCCTCGGCCGTCGCGGCCGAGGACCGGGCACTGGCCGACGCCGCGGCCGAGGCCGTGCGGTTCTTCGCGAGCGAGGTCGAGCTGCGGGCCTGTCTGGCCCCGGGCTGCGTCCTGTACTTCGTCAAGGAGCACCACCGCCAGGCGTGGTGCTCGGTCGGGTGCGGCAACCGCGAGCGGGCCGCGCGGCACTACGCGCGGCACCGCTGA
- a CDS encoding GNAT family N-acetyltransferase gives MLWRVRTTLPDRPGALAALAEQCGLAEVNILGLQIFPGIESVTDELILRTPGDWAPERLVALVELAGATDVRALRCTEAALTDQPTRYVQAAQAILEQPLSFPDVLARLFDAEAEPLAAAEEADAMELTVADVWVQIHRAVPFTATEHARGTALAGLVSDVLARTPAPVRPPADGRPAYLADDRSVRAVVEGVVVGTARLGVGGDELGLTVDVTDGWRRRGVGTRLLSDACRLARDLGAEVVVLTTGSGNPAVLPLVLSAGLRGRIRMAGDELTVRIPVREMRPLTT, from the coding sequence ATGCTCTGGCGCGTCCGCACCACCCTGCCCGACCGGCCCGGCGCGCTCGCCGCGCTGGCCGAGCAGTGCGGGCTGGCCGAGGTCAACATCCTCGGCCTGCAGATCTTCCCCGGCATCGAGTCGGTCACCGACGAGCTCATCCTGCGTACGCCGGGCGACTGGGCGCCCGAACGGCTCGTGGCGCTCGTCGAGCTGGCCGGCGCCACCGACGTCCGCGCGCTGCGCTGCACCGAGGCGGCGCTGACCGACCAGCCGACGCGCTACGTGCAGGCCGCCCAGGCGATCCTGGAGCAGCCGCTGTCCTTCCCGGACGTGCTGGCCCGGCTCTTCGACGCCGAGGCCGAGCCGCTGGCCGCCGCCGAGGAGGCCGACGCCATGGAGCTCACCGTCGCCGACGTGTGGGTGCAGATCCACCGCGCGGTGCCGTTCACGGCGACCGAGCACGCCCGCGGCACGGCGCTGGCCGGGCTGGTCAGCGACGTCCTGGCCCGGACCCCGGCCCCGGTCCGGCCGCCCGCCGACGGGCGCCCGGCGTACCTCGCCGACGACCGGTCGGTGCGCGCGGTGGTGGAGGGCGTGGTCGTCGGGACGGCCCGGCTCGGGGTCGGCGGCGACGAGCTCGGGCTGACCGTGGACGTCACCGACGGCTGGCGGCGCCGCGGGGTCGGCACCCGCCTGCTCAGCGACGCCTGCCGGCTGGCCCGCGACCTCGGCGCCGAGGTCGTCGTGCTGACCACCGGCTCCGGCAACCCGGCCGTGCTGCCGCTGGTGCTGTCGGCCGGGCTGCGCGGGCGGATCCGGATGGCCGGCGACGAGCTGACCGTGCGGATCCCGGTGCGCGAGATGCGCCCGCTGACGACCTAG